The Equus przewalskii isolate Varuska chromosome 4, EquPr2, whole genome shotgun sequence region TTACAGTGTATGCTAAATTGTAACTATTTGAATGTTTAGATGAATTCTCTAGCCCTTTAATTATTTAAGTCTCCTCagttaaaggaaattaaaaagtggAAGGACTCATCTAGGTAAATAAGCAGAGTTGAAAATATCTGGAGATGTTAGTTTAAGCTTTGttgttaactttattttttcaaaataaaaatatattcacctTTTTCCTGATTGTAAAAGAAATAAGTTTGttgtaaaatattcaaacactACAGAAATGTATGAAGGGAAGTCAGCTCTTTTTacccaccctcccccaacccatcCCACCTTTCAGAGACAACCACAATTAATACTTTGTAATAATACTCTCCagatttttctatgtatatttgaTTAGTATTTGCTTCCAACTTAGCTGTTTGatcaaatttgcaaatattttaaacttaggGGCTTTATAAAGGCATCTAATTTGAATTATGCCGATTAGAACAGCTTGCCTCAGAGTGAGGTCTTAAGAAGGACGGGACACAAAACTGACCTTTGTTTCAGAATTAAATGTTTCTTTGATATTGAAATAATGAAACACCAGTCTTAACTTTTGACTTACAGGTTGTCATGATCACTGAGCAGTAAGTacaatgcagttttaaaaattgtttgactTATTCGATGAAACATGGATTTCAACTTAGCATATTTTGGGgtatttttataggaaaatgaGGTACTAAGAGAGAGGCATGAAGCTGTGGATCACAGTTCTCAGcatgaggaaaatgagcaaagagtGTCAGCCCAGGAGGAGAAATCACtacagcaaaagaatgaagatgaaaataaaacagcagaTAAACCTGACTGGGAGGCAGAAAAGACCACTGAATCTAGAAATGAGGTGAGCATGTCAGAATATCCCAGCCTTACTAACATTTTGGCTTTAAGGTAGattttatgaccttgacagtttgtGTTGCGAATGAATTTTGCATATAAGTGTACTCTACTATAAGCAAATCTGAcatatgaaaatacatatttttttacattGCAGGAGTGGTTATTTGATTTACAAAGGAGTCAGCCCGTAGAATTAGTGTTTTTCTGGTTAAACTCACCTCCAGGAAGTTGCTAGCAGGTTTTGTTAGTTGTGTTTGCCATGGCAAGGGATAAAGAGATGGCTGGCACCCTGAACTCAGGAATCCTCAACCAGCCACCTGCAGAGGCAGCCAGGCTGGCTAAGTCTGGGAGAGCGAGCCAGAGGACTCTACAGGCAAATCACCCTCTATACCAGCTGGGGCTTGGGCTCAAATCCTTGCTTAGTCTCCTGGTGGGCCGTGCTGAATGGGCATCCAGGAGCCCATTTTGTACCTCTGGCCGGGCTCAGTGGGACAGCCTCCTTGGCTCTTCTATGTCTAACCACACTCTTATCAGTGAGAGAGGTATCGAAAGATGAACTCCAAGAGCCAGGCTGAAGGGATGGATTCTTCTTGCAGCCTGTGCTTCCCCGTTTCTTTTATTTAGGCCATTCTCTGGTTTCTACTCAGCCCTGCTGAGGTCCCAGCCCACAAGCCTGGCAAACGGATGCTCCGAAGACAAGCTGGAGGCTCCACAGACCTTTAACCAGGAGGAGTTTGGGGCTGTGCCTTGAATACCCTTGGAGGATGGAGAGTACCATGGCTTGGCCCTTCTCAGACAACCCATCATCACTGTACCCTTGACATGTAATATTACATCAAACAATATGTGATCGATGGAGTGAAATCAGAAAACTGCTCTACTCTCTTTGCCCACCCACCATTTCTCACCCCTTCTAGCCTGTTCTGACCTGTTGTAGGGGAACTAGTTCTTCCCTACATCTTGGGTGAGATCTCGGGCAGGCCTTGTAACTTCTAGGTAATCATATTAAAATCTCCCTGGTCATCTCAGTACAGCAATTGGTCAATATAATCCAGTGTAATTCTCAAAAACTCTGAACTGAAATtcaccttctcccctcctcctgtctcACCTGCTGCAGCAGCCTCGAAGCTTAGCTTAAGTggaaaagggtgtgtgtgtgtcttatttctctatttccccAAGTCTTCATCCCTTGCTTAGTAGGCTGTCTTCTCTGGGGCTGAGGGTGTGGTGGGTGGTAAGGGTTCAGGAAAGGTGTTACTTGACTGGCACCAATCACACTGGTTTCCCTTGACTGTAGGATGTATTTAAAACTACTTTTGTCAGATGGGCACTTTGATTTCATAGGTTCTGTGGACACCCCTGTCCCCACAGCTGGGAGTCCTTCATCGGCCCTTCTCTTGACAGGGATAAATAAATGGCACCTCTACCTCCAGCTGGCCTTTAGGAGTCCTTCTTGCATTTTCCGTGGCATATACCTCCCCTCTCTAGGTGGCCCTCCCCACATGCTGGCTCCCCAGCAGCTGGTCCTGGAAACCTGCCCTTCTCCCCCTTTGTCAGTCTAGTCACTTCCCTCACTGCAGCCCTTGTCTGGCCTCTCGGCCTGTTATATTCCTCAGGCAAGCTCTGCCTCATCTACTGTGTTCCCCAGACTGCAGAGAACACACACCATGTTTCTAAGTGGTCTCTTTGAGTCCTTTTGCTAGTCTTCAGGTAAGAGGGGTGGGGAGCTCACTCCAAGAAAACCTCCTATTTCCACTCCCTAGCCTCTGAGGCTTCAACCCTTTTATAACCTTCAGTTGAATGAGGGTCCCATTGCAGCCTCTCATTCCCCTTTGATATGCAGAAGTGTCTGCACCTGCCATGCTTTCGCCCACTGGTATTCTCCCTAGGCCTTGGCTTTCCTCATAATTCATGGATCCTTGGTGTGGCTTTacccctgctctcctctcccacctcccacacacacattATTGCTTCAGTGCCAGTGGACTTTTATATTAACAAAATACTGGAAGAACCATATTTATTTTGAAGGAGACGTTTCAGCCCACTTTCCTGAGTACCTCACAGTCATCTTTTTTGagggagagtttttatcacagtCTGCCACTTCATTGTATACAGATTTATGCTAttggttcatttttctcctgggTGTGTCTTTGCCTTTACTCCCTCACTGGGCTTCCCAAAAAAGCAGGAACTGTGTTTTCTACTTCTTTGAATTACTTGGTAATTCAAATTAGTTGGTAACTGACTGACTGTtagacacatagtaggcactcattaAATACTAATGAAGAGATAAAGTAGGGAGCTTCCttggagaatttaaaatataatttgaattagGACAAACATCAGTTTGGACAAAACTTTCCGGAAACACATTAATCACTCAAAGCAAGGCATTTGTGCCTTAATTCTTAATGATAAGGCTCGGCTCCTCATTTGTACCTCCACATTCCTGGCCTGTGTCAGTCTTGTTTAGTTAGCATTTACACCACATCTTTGTGTACTGCAAATTACACATTTCTTATAGGAGCTTCTGACACTATCTGTCTACTCTTTCATGGAGCTGTAGTGCTCTTACAGTTTgctgaaataaagcagaaatggGTTGTTTGTGATCAGTTAATCACTggcatttatttccattctttgggTGATTACCATGGAAGAATACCTAGGACGAATGGCATAATTTGCTCCTTAACAGTGACTTCTCTCTAGCCCCATCGGAGTCCTAGACACAGACTGCCAGCTATTAATGAAGAACAAATACACAGTATATGTAGGTTAACTGGTCTGAAGACATATTGTTCTCACTAAAGACAAGTTGAGTTTATATTAATGTTTGATCTTATTAAAAGTatgtcttataaagttaaatgtgTGCCCACCATCCTAGTGATCTCTGCTCAAAATGCAATGAATTCTCGACCCAAAATAGAAAACTATGTTCATATTTTATGTGAAGACTTAGGAAGGGGAGAATTATGAGAGTCtgacttaagaaaaaagaagaggactgacTATTTCCTGGCAATTTACATTGAACTTGAAGTATGGAATATGTTTCATGGATTAACTGTAAGAATGGCTTAATTGTCCATTTTTGTGCAGGATCTGTTCCTAGCTGAGCAGAAAAAATTAAGCAATTAGATTTAGAAATGGATTAACCAAGTTCTTTGAAACCAAATGTCTCAAAATTGTTCTGAATAATTAAGTGTGGTAGACAGAAGAACTCTGTTGGCACACTGACTTCAAACAGAATGCTGTCCACAGTTAAGGCCCTCAAATAGAAGGCACATGCTGATGATTTTCTGAAGATACATGAATGAGGGGATTCTTTTTTTCAGCAGAGGTGAGGGCAGGTTTAAGGGAAACACCAAGGAATAGGAAGCTCTCAGCAACTAGCAACAACATGAAACCATTACCACCATCAGGGCATAAGGCGACTTGGGGAGAAATGGAGCTCAGAGAAAGATGGCATTGATGAGACACTCAGCAGAAGCTGTTGTCTCTAAGGCACTCTGTCGTTCCTCCTACCCTCCTATCAACCCAACCAGAGGACTGGATTGGTAGGGGTGAGCGCCTCCACCTGCCATCTCCTGGGGCACTGAAGAGGAAAGAGGCAGAAGGTTTAATGAAACACATCTCTGACTAGCCCGAAGAATCAGTCCATAATTCATTTTAAGCAGAATGATCCTCATACCCTTAACTTCTGTGTTTTAAATACTGAGGCTTTCTTTTCTGCAAATAATGTTATTTACTCACCATTATGGATTGTTTTTGCAGGGATACAGATTTGTGCAGATAGTATCCATTCTCATACACTTGTGACCATCAACAAATTTTGGTGAATGGTTGGCCAGGACTGAGTCAAATGTGAGGTTATTAATAGAATagaacatttctgaaatttcttaaCAAATTAGCAATCATTTTAAATAAGTCAATTGAAGAAGTCTGCTATCCACTAAGAATGCATAATTTGCCAGTTAAATGCAAGAAATCTTATCCATCAATTTAGCTTAAATAGCCCTGTAGcatccatagacacagaaagccTTGTAGCTTTCTATTATGGGCCTTGAAAACATGGCTTTATAGAACCCAAGGTATTtggcagaaaaggaaaccaaatatGTGTATACACCTACTCCTCAATCCAATTGGTCtgaatcttcaaaaaagaaaaccctaaagtaaAAAGTTCGGGGTGGGAGTGATGTACAGCACAAGTGAGGAATGTGAACCTGCTGGCATGTAAAGATACCCCCTATGACACGCCAAAAGTAGAAATCTTAGCTAAAACATAATGGATAGTATTTTAAGTGTATGGCAGAACTCAAAAGCAAGAAAGGGACCCTAtggataaaagaaacaaagagggaaCTCAAATACAGAACTTAAGATAATCAGGCGCCAGAGCTGAAGAGCCCCAAGGAGGAACTGGATCCGGATATCATGACCGAGAGTGGGGTTGAATAGATGGGAAGAGAGGTCTCCAGTACATACCTAGGGGTACTTGAGTTCCCTGCTTACAGCCCAGAATGTTGAAAGGCTCTTCTGTTCAGGAAATAGGGACTAGGACAGTTCTAGCCATCAGCGAGGAGACATAGCAAGGAAGCTATCTATCCAGCCCTTAGAAGCCAGAACCCAAAGTGGGCCCCAAAGCCAGATACAGAGTCTGAATccacaccaccatcaccatcaggAATCCTGAGACAAGAAAGCAAAGTGTAGAAAATGATATCAAAACTGGTACttgcagagaaaaacagagaactgCCTTATAGTTAGTTGGTAACTCTTGGTATGTGGGATTCCTACAGAAATAACTCCCCAAAAAAGATGAGCTtacctttaaatataaaaagaaaattgagatagTGACAGAATGAGACaatctaaattatttctaataggagTCCCAGGAGAGACTAGGAAGTATGAAGAAGTATTCAAAGAGCTTAtggcaaaatatttccaaaattaaaatgatcTTCTTATGACTCAGATTAAAGAAATGCAGAGTCCCAAGCAGAGTAAATAAAATCAAGTCCCAGACATATCAAAGTGAAATGGTGGGAcaaaaaagactaagaaaaaaattgttttaacaccggaggaaaaaaagattggctatAAAATGACTGATAGCAAACGTATGAATAGTAATAAATGCCATGAGACAAAGTACTGAGGGAAAACATTAAACCAGATCATCTCACCAGATAAACTATCACTTAAGCATGAAGGCAAAATAAGTACGTTACAAAAAACTAAGAGTTGGCTACTCCTGGAGCTTCTCTAAAAAGAATTATCAAAGGAGTTACTTCAACAAGAAGGAAACTAAACCCTGAAGGCAGATGAAGCACTGATAAGTTGGTAAAACATTTTGGTAAATCTCAGTATGTATTTGactataaaaattacataattttgtAACCAATTTTGAGGGTTGGCTGTGGAGGGGCAAAGTAAGGTGGAACTAAGAATATTAACCAAAAGTTATATGGAAGATAGGGCAGGAATTGGGGAGTTGTTAAaggtttttgtttaaaatattgagtaCTAAAAAGAACTGAAtgtaaaaattccaaaataaagattagagtccAGCATGAAGATATGACCTGGTTATCTTTTCAAGATTAAGCCTAAAGCCCCTGGCAGCCAATTCAGTCTTTCACTTTAAATGAATGATGCTCCTTTTGCGTTTTTCTAGAGACATCTAAATGGGACAGATACATCTTTTTCTATGGAAGACTTATTTCAGTTGCTTTCATCATCACAGCCTGAAAATTCAGTGGAGGTAACTGGACCTTTGGCTTTTATCCTTGCAGGAAAATATCTGCATTGACCTCTCTGTGAATAAATATAACCTTTTTGCCTGGGTGACATAATTTGAATACTTATATAATAGCATCTAGTGTGTTATTTAAACGGAGACTTAGGGTTGCTTTTTATAGAAAACACTTCAACTTTGGAGAATTTATCAAATATGTATACTGTTCGTCCTTCCAGATTATAACAAAGATATAATCAAATAATTCATGTTGAATCAAAATGGCAGTAAGCATTTGACAAACCAAACCATGGCTTTATTTTTCTGGCAGCCCTTGTGTCTTGATTGTACTTTATGATGCTGGTCTAattgcttaaaaaaaaccccacccctCCCAGACTACTTTACTACAGCTGTTATTAACCATGACCCTCCACAATGTTGCCAATAGCTAGGATGAGAATTGCATTTTATAAAGCAGTAAATTACAAGACTATATTATACTTAATAACAAGACCTTTTAACttaatcaagttttaaaaatttccatgatATTCAAAGAATAACTCTTTCGAGTATAGCATATTCTAATTTGGGCTTACATCACCTATTATGTTGCCTGTATTATTGAACTAGGTAAAATTATTCATAGCCAACAGCATATCTCTGTTTGTGTAAAGGAACTGACAAACGTGAGGAAAGAAATGTTGTGTTAGATACTGGAACTGCTGTTGCCGTAGGGTTATGTGTATTTAAAGTGTTCTCCCTTCCTTTTGCAGGGCATCTCACTGGGAGATATTCCTGCCCTTCCAGGAAGTAGCAACGATGGCATGAATTCCTCAGCACATTACAATGTAAACTTTAGCCAGGCTATAAGTCATGACGTGAATCTCCATGAAGCCATGTTGCTGTGTCCTGACAATACATTTAGAAGAGATCCAGTAGTAAGAACTTCACAGCCACAAGAACCATTTCTGCAGTTAAATTCTCATACCACCAACGCTGAACAGAGCCTTCCTGTAGCTAATTTGACAGCATTCCTCCCATTTGTTGACAATCAGATGAGGAACCTAACAAGTGAAGACTTTCTACATGACCTCaatataaacatatttgatgAGATAAATTTAATGTCTTTGGCCACAGGAGATCTGGATGCAATGGAAGTTTCTCAGCTTTTTCAAGAACCAGATTCTGATTCTGGGCTTTCGTTAAATTCAAGCCACAACAGCACCTCTATCACCAAGTCTAATACCTCTCACTCTATCTGTGAAGAAGGCGCCACAGGATATAGTAGTGACCCTGAATCTCTTCCCCACCATAATTTAGAAGGGGCTGTGGGAGGTAACTACCCAGCGCCCATGGGTCATAGGAGTGACTCTGGTTTTTGTGGGGACCTTGCATTTCAACATGTATTTCATAACCACACTTACCACTTAGAGCCACGTGCCCTAGAATCCAATTCTGAATCTTTTTCATGGCCTGAAAAGCCAGAGAAAATGAGTAGGTACCTCAGTGACACAGAAAGAAACTTAAGCCGTGATGAACGGCGTGCCAAAGCTCTACGTATCCCCTTTTCTGTAGATGAAATTGTCCGCATGCCTGTTGATTCTTTCAACAGCATGCTAAGCAGGCACTATCTGACAGACTTACAAGTGTCGCTCATCCGTGATATTAGACGAAGAGGGAAGAATAAGGTTGCTGCTCAGAATTGTCGTAGGCGCAAAATGGACATAATTTTGAATCTAGAAGAGGATGTATGTAACTTGCAAGCAAAGAAGGAAACCCTTAAGAGAGAGCGAGCCCAGTGTAACAAAGCTATTAACATAATGAAACAGAAACTGCACCACCTTTATCATGATGTTTTTAGTAGGTTAAGAGATGATGAAGGTAGGCCAGTCAATCCAAACCAATATGCTCTTCAGTACAGCCATGATGGAAGTGTTTTGATTGTACCCAAGGAACTGGTGACTTCAGGCCACAAAAAGGAAAAccgaaagagaaaaagagaaggaattgaAGATGGATTCCATTAATATGCATAAAGCAGTAATGTTCAGAAACTGAAGTTCAGCTCAGGTGTTATATCTTAAGTACTCCTACTTGAATCACTGAGTTAAGGCTACATTTTGAAGTTTATTATGGACAAAAATTTAGGACTTCAAGATCAGACTTGTGGGACATTTGGGGGAAACCACTTTTCCGTGAAATCCTCCTACGGCATTATATGCATGATTCATAAGTAGTATGCACAAAGAATAAGGTGACACAAAACCTTGA contains the following coding sequences:
- the NFE2L3 gene encoding nuclear factor erythroid 2-related factor 3; amino-acid sequence: MKYLKPWRSDGGGLLHLTILLSLAGLRLDLDLDLCLLLPPPTLLRDELLLGCDPTSPAYALSPYPAPGGWGRADQLHPKGREADPAAPPEGQLLREVRALGVPFIPRTRVDAWLVHRVAAGDTDGAHGLLGAAAASSAGGVGAGVDGGSQAAPGGGGDPRASPSSPLAARQEEKAPAEQTARVPDADGRASEENEVLRERHEAVDHSSQHEENEQRVSAQEEKSLQQKNEDENKTADKPDWEAEKTTESRNERHLNGTDTSFSMEDLFQLLSSSQPENSVEGISLGDIPALPGSSNDGMNSSAHYNVNFSQAISHDVNLHEAMLLCPDNTFRRDPVVRTSQPQEPFLQLNSHTTNAEQSLPVANLTAFLPFVDNQMRNLTSEDFLHDLNINIFDEINLMSLATGDLDAMEVSQLFQEPDSDSGLSLNSSHNSTSITKSNTSHSICEEGATGYSSDPESLPHHNLEGAVGGNYPAPMGHRSDSGFCGDLAFQHVFHNHTYHLEPRALESNSESFSWPEKPEKMSRYLSDTERNLSRDERRAKALRIPFSVDEIVRMPVDSFNSMLSRHYLTDLQVSLIRDIRRRGKNKVAAQNCRRRKMDIILNLEEDVCNLQAKKETLKRERAQCNKAINIMKQKLHHLYHDVFSRLRDDEGRPVNPNQYALQYSHDGSVLIVPKELVTSGHKKENRKRKREGIEDGFH